The segment GGCAACGTGCGCGACTTTCGGGTGGCGGTCTCGACCGCGTCCCAGTTCGCGATCTCGTGGGTCCAGCACGGAGCGCCGCCGGCGCCTACCGGCTACGACTGGCTGGAGGACGTGCTGGTCGCCTCCACCTCGTGCACCGGCGGCGACGGCAACTTCATCCTGGTGGGTCAGGTGCGAACCAACGCGGCGGCGCCGTACACCTATGGAATCGGAATGGTCACCGGCCACGTGGTGGACGAGAACACGCTCACCTGGGGAACGCCGCGCGTGCTCATCACCTTCGGCAGTCAGAGCAGCACCTCGCGATTCTTCGACGCGCTGTCGCTGGCCAGCGATCCCTGTGCCGGGGTCGTCTATCTCGGATTTCTCAACACGCTGCCGGCTTCGCCCTATGTCTACACGGCCTGGCTATTGCGCTCCACGAACCTCGGCACGAGCTGGGACGCTCCGAAATCGGTGGGCAACGACACCACCCAGGCGCCCGGTCCGCCCCGGGTCCAGATCGGCGGCTACGCGGGCCGCCTGACTCTTCTCTGGAGTGTCTACACGGCCGGCATTTCGGAGCAGATGTACTCGACCAACTCGTTCGACTATGGCACGACCCTGAGCGCGCCGATCGCGGGACCGACGGAGCCCGTGGACACGCAGTCCTCGCCGTTCGGGGTCAGCAGTTCAGTGGGGCCGCACACCACGGCTTCCGAGGCCCTATTCACCAGTCACTTCGGCTCGCTGTTCTACGCCTCGGGCGAACAGATGAACTCGAACGACGTCACCTTTCCAAACCCGGCGACCAGCCCGGGGCTGGTCGAGCACGAACCGGACAATCACGCCGCGCAGGCGACGCTGGTGTCGTCGCCCGGCGTGGTGCTGCGCGGCACGCTCGGCGGCACGGCACCCAACGACACCGACTACTACTCGTTCTCGCTCAGCGCCGGGCAATCCGTGATGATGAACGCCGACTCGATCGCCACCAACCTGTCGGTGGTGGAGGTCGAGTGGCATGGGCCGGACGGAACTTCGATTCTGACCTCCAACAAAGGAGGATTCCTGGCCTTCACGGCGCCCGTGGCCGGGACCTACTACCTGATGTTGACCAAACTCTTCACCAACGCGAATACCGGTGGCTACCGTGTGCGCACGCTCTCGGCGGCGCCTCCAGTCGGAGGCTCGCGTGATCAGCGCGACTTATTCATGTGGGAATTGCCGGATGGCGGCGCGTGGGGGGGCTCGACCAACGTGAGCGCGCTCACCGCGCCGACCGGCTACGACGAGGACGGCGTCACCCTGCTCACCCCCAACGACGGCTATCTCTACGCGGGCTGGTACGACTGGACGGCGCAGCCGGCAAAGGAGATCTCACGCTACATGCTGGCGCGCTCGCCCGATGGTGGAGCAACCTGGGAGACGCCGGTGCCGCTGACTTCGGCGAATTCCGACTGGTCGCAGGTGGCGTCGCTCGTCAACACGAGCGCGCTGGCAGGGCCCTGGCAGGACGCCTTCCAGAACGGCAAGGAGATGTATTACGTCTGGACCGACGGGCGAAACGGCGACGCCGACCTCTACTCGCGGTTGATCCGGGATGATCTCGACCTGCTGTCCCAGGACTATTTGTCGGTATCCCTTCACGCCGGCGAGCGGTTCCGAGTCCACTTCAACGTGCAGAACGAGAACGATCTGTTCGGATGGAACGTGTTGCTGCGCGGCCAGGCCTCGTATCGCGGCTGGCCGCTCACCGAAGAGAACCAGCCGCTCGACCCCGGCGCCACCCAGCCGCTCGAGTTCTTCTGCACCGTGCCCGACACCGCGGCCCCCGGCCCCGTCAGCTACCAGGTCGATTTCTGCTCGTCCCTCTATCCGCACGTGATTTACGCCATCGGGTTCGTCACGGTGAACGTGCTCCCGGGCGCGGCGGGAGTGGGCGCATCCCGCGCCGAGCTATCCTTCGCCGGCGCCACTCCCAATCCGGCCGCGACGCTTGCCGACATCTCGTTCTCGCTCTCGCGCGGCGGCCCGGTGAAGCTCGAGATCTTCGGCGTCGACGGCCGGCGCGTGAAGACGCTGGAGAATGGAGTGGCCGCGGCGGGCGCTCATGTGCGCTCGTGGAACGGCACCGACGATGCCGGCGCGCGCGTCGGGTCGGGGACCTATTTCCTGAGGCTCGAGGCCGAAGGGCGCTCGCTCACGAAGCGGATGGTCTGGCTGAGGTAGCTCCGATCGTCAGCGCGCCGCTCCCGCCACGCGATCCACCTCGATCCGCCGGCTTCGTCGCATCAGCTTGTGGGCGACGAAGCCCGCGGCGTGCGCGAACAGCGCGAGCACCGCGAGGCCCAGGAACACATGATGGGTCGGCGGCCGGAGCCAGCGCTCCCAGGCGGCGAGCAGGATCCACACCGGCAGGAGCACGACGCAGGCCCAGAACACCAGGGTCTGGGGCCACGAGGCCGCCCCGGGCCCGAGACGCGTGGTGGGCGCCGGAGCGCCGGCCGGAGTTGCGCTTCCGGG is part of the Candidatus Sulfotelmatobacter sp. genome and harbors:
- a CDS encoding FlgD immunoglobulin-like domain containing protein, translating into MRPLCLSVLLLILASSAFGDVIVNDRTLDPPGVAQYRPSLAVVNTLEGNQQVCVWQEQRAGNVRDFRVAVSTASQFAISWVQHGAPPAPTGYDWLEDVLVASTSCTGGDGNFILVGQVRTNAAAPYTYGIGMVTGHVVDENTLTWGTPRVLITFGSQSSTSRFFDALSLASDPCAGVVYLGFLNTLPASPYVYTAWLLRSTNLGTSWDAPKSVGNDTTQAPGPPRVQIGGYAGRLTLLWSVYTAGISEQMYSTNSFDYGTTLSAPIAGPTEPVDTQSSPFGVSSSVGPHTTASEALFTSHFGSLFYASGEQMNSNDVTFPNPATSPGLVEHEPDNHAAQATLVSSPGVVLRGTLGGTAPNDTDYYSFSLSAGQSVMMNADSIATNLSVVEVEWHGPDGTSILTSNKGGFLAFTAPVAGTYYLMLTKLFTNANTGGYRVRTLSAAPPVGGSRDQRDLFMWELPDGGAWGGSTNVSALTAPTGYDEDGVTLLTPNDGYLYAGWYDWTAQPAKEISRYMLARSPDGGATWETPVPLTSANSDWSQVASLVNTSALAGPWQDAFQNGKEMYYVWTDGRNGDADLYSRLIRDDLDLLSQDYLSVSLHAGERFRVHFNVQNENDLFGWNVLLRGQASYRGWPLTEENQPLDPGATQPLEFFCTVPDTAAPGPVSYQVDFCSSLYPHVIYAIGFVTVNVLPGAAGVGASRAELSFAGATPNPAATLADISFSLSRGGPVKLEIFGVDGRRVKTLENGVAAAGAHVRSWNGTDDAGARVGSGTYFLRLEAEGRSLTKRMVWLR